Proteins from one Streptomyces genisteinicus genomic window:
- a CDS encoding DEAD/DEAH box helicase, translating to MSTFSTDHAVMPESVEAVEATEAVEAEAAEAPETTFADLGLPEGVVRKLAQNGVTTPFPIQAATIPDALAGKDILGRGRTGSGKTLSFGLPTLAALAGGHTEKKKPRAVILTPTRELAMQVADALQPYGDVLGLKMKVVCGGTSMGNQIYALERGVDVLVATPGRLRDIINRGACSLEAVQVAVLDEADQMSDLGFLPEVTELLDQVPAGGQRMLFSATMENEISTLVKRYLTDPVSHEVDSAQGNVTTMSHHVLVVKPKDKAPVTAAIAARKGRTIIFVRTQLGADRIAEQLRDAGVKADALHGGMTQGARTRTLADFKDGYVNALVATDVAARGIHVDGIDLVLNVDPAGDHKDYLHRSGRTARAGRSGTVVSLSLPHQRRQIFRLMEDAGVEASRHIVGGAGAFDPEVAEITGARSLTEVQADSANNAAKQAEREVVELTRQLERVQRRAGELREEADRLVARAARERGDDPEAAVAEVTEAAEAEVAATPEPAPEPVREERPSFDRRDDRGNFERRDRRDGGERGGFRRDNDRGGFNRDDRGGRSFERRDDRSSGGFRRDDRRDGGERGGFRRDNDRGGFNRDDRGGRSFERRDDRSSGGFRRDDRPSGHRGSDRPFNRDRRDDRPSGGFRSGGDRHDRPYGRRDDHRGAGSGSFGGGRRDDKPRWKRNG from the coding sequence ATGTCCACTTTCAGCACTGATCACGCCGTCATGCCCGAGAGCGTCGAGGCCGTCGAGGCCACCGAAGCCGTCGAGGCCGAGGCCGCAGAGGCCCCCGAGACCACCTTCGCCGACCTCGGTCTGCCCGAGGGCGTCGTGCGCAAGCTCGCCCAGAACGGCGTGACCACCCCCTTCCCGATCCAGGCCGCGACCATCCCGGACGCCCTGGCCGGCAAGGACATCCTCGGCCGCGGCCGCACCGGCTCCGGCAAGACCCTCTCCTTCGGTCTGCCCACCCTGGCCGCGCTGGCCGGCGGGCACACCGAGAAGAAGAAGCCGCGCGCGGTCATCCTCACCCCGACCCGCGAACTCGCGATGCAGGTCGCGGACGCCCTCCAGCCCTACGGCGACGTGCTCGGCCTCAAGATGAAGGTCGTCTGCGGCGGCACCTCGATGGGCAACCAGATCTACGCGCTGGAGCGCGGCGTCGACGTCCTCGTCGCCACCCCGGGCCGTCTGCGCGACATCATCAACCGCGGCGCCTGCTCCCTGGAGGCCGTCCAGGTCGCCGTCCTCGACGAGGCCGACCAGATGTCCGACCTGGGCTTCCTGCCCGAGGTCACCGAGCTCCTCGACCAGGTCCCGGCCGGCGGCCAGCGGATGCTGTTCTCCGCCACCATGGAGAACGAGATCTCCACCCTGGTCAAGCGCTACCTCACCGACCCGGTCAGCCACGAGGTCGACAGCGCCCAGGGCAACGTCACGACCATGTCGCACCACGTCCTCGTCGTGAAGCCCAAGGACAAGGCGCCCGTCACGGCCGCCATCGCCGCCCGCAAGGGCCGCACCATCATCTTCGTCCGCACCCAGCTGGGCGCCGACCGCATCGCCGAGCAGCTGCGCGACGCCGGTGTGAAGGCCGACGCGCTGCACGGCGGCATGACCCAGGGCGCCCGTACTCGCACCCTGGCCGACTTCAAGGACGGCTACGTCAACGCGCTCGTCGCGACCGACGTCGCCGCCCGCGGCATCCACGTCGACGGCATCGACCTGGTGCTCAACGTCGACCCGGCCGGCGATCACAAGGACTACCTGCACCGCTCGGGCCGCACCGCCCGCGCCGGCCGGTCCGGCACGGTCGTCTCCCTGTCGCTGCCCCACCAGCGCCGCCAGATCTTCCGCCTGATGGAGGACGCCGGCGTCGAGGCGTCGCGTCACATCGTGGGCGGCGCGGGCGCGTTCGACCCGGAGGTCGCCGAGATCACCGGCGCCCGGTCCCTGACCGAGGTCCAGGCCGACTCCGCCAACAACGCCGCCAAGCAGGCCGAGCGCGAGGTCGTCGAGCTCACCCGCCAGCTGGAGCGCGTCCAGCGCCGGGCCGGCGAACTGCGCGAGGAGGCCGACCGCCTGGTGGCGCGCGCCGCCCGCGAGCGCGGTGACGACCCGGAGGCCGCCGTCGCCGAGGTGACCGAGGCCGCCGAGGCCGAGGTCGCCGCCACCCCGGAGCCGGCTCCCGAGCCGGTCCGCGAGGAGCGTCCGTCCTTCGACCGTCGCGACGACCGCGGCAACTTCGAGCGCCGCGACCGTCGTGACGGCGGCGAGCGCGGTGGGTTCCGCCGGGACAACGACCGTGGCGGGTTCAACCGTGACGACCGTGGCGGCCGTTCGTTCGAGCGTCGTGACGACCGTTCCTCGGGTGGTTTCCGCCGGGACGACCGTCGTGACGGCGGCGAGCGCGGTGGGTTCCGCCGGGACAACGACCGTGGCGGGTTCAACCGTGACGACCGTGGCGGCCGTTCCTTCGAGCGTCGTGACGACCGTTCCTCGGGCGGCTTCCGCCGGGACGACCGTCCGTCCGGCCACCGCGGTAGCGACCGCCCGTTCAACCGCGACCGCCGCGACGACCGCCCCTCGGGCGGCTTCCGCTCCGGCGGCGACCGTCACGACCGCCCCTACGGCCGCCGTGACGACCACCGCGGCGCCGGCTCCGGTTCCTTCGGCGGCGGCCGCCGCGACGACAAGCCGCGCTGGAAGCGCAACGGCTGA
- the crcB gene encoding fluoride efflux transporter CrcB, which yields MSWLLVAVGAALGAPLRYLTDRAVQARHASGFPWGTFAVNTAGSLVLGLLAGAAVSSPAYALLGTGLCGALTTYSTFSYETLRLAEGGRARAAAANVALSVAAGTGALYLGTVAARGLTG from the coding sequence GTGAGCTGGCTGCTGGTGGCCGTGGGGGCGGCGCTGGGCGCCCCGCTGCGGTATCTGACGGATCGTGCGGTGCAGGCGCGGCACGCCTCCGGTTTCCCGTGGGGCACGTTCGCCGTGAACACGGCGGGCAGCCTGGTGCTCGGGCTGCTGGCAGGGGCGGCGGTCTCGTCGCCGGCGTACGCGCTGCTCGGGACGGGGCTGTGCGGGGCGCTCACCACGTACTCCACGTTCTCGTACGAGACCCTCCGGCTCGCGGAGGGCGGCCGGGCGCGGGCCGCGGCGGCGAACGTGGCGCTGTCGGTGGCGGCCGGGACCGGGGCGCTGTACCTGGGCACGGTGGCCGCGCGCGGGCTGACGGGCTGA
- a CDS encoding fluoride efflux transporter FluC, producing the protein MDPDGGVPAPARRTESAGPGRWAVLGVIAAGGAAGATARHGAEVLWPAPAGGVPWAVLGVNLLGCALIGVLMPLVAEDGRPARPLVRPFLGVGVLGGFTTFSTYALGTVDLLEHGRPVPAVLYAAGTALGALLAVGAAARLTRGALGRAAVR; encoded by the coding sequence ATGGACCCGGACGGCGGTGTGCCCGCCCCCGCGCGGCGGACGGAGTCCGCAGGGCCCGGCCGGTGGGCGGTCCTCGGCGTGATCGCGGCCGGCGGAGCCGCCGGCGCGACGGCCCGGCACGGCGCGGAGGTGCTGTGGCCGGCCCCCGCGGGCGGCGTCCCGTGGGCCGTTCTCGGGGTGAACCTCCTGGGCTGCGCGCTGATCGGGGTGCTGATGCCGCTGGTGGCCGAGGACGGCCGCCCGGCACGCCCGCTGGTCCGGCCGTTCCTGGGGGTCGGGGTGCTCGGAGGGTTCACCACGTTCTCGACGTACGCCCTGGGCACCGTCGACCTGCTGGAGCACGGCCGGCCCGTTCCGGCCGTGCTCTACGCGGCCGGCACGGCCCTCGGGGCGCTGCTCGCGGTGGGGGCGGCCGCGCGCCTCACCCGTGGCGCCCTCGGCCGGGCGGCGGTCCGGTGA
- a CDS encoding metallopeptidase family protein, with protein MLEMTREEFEELVAEALDRIPPELTRLMDNVAVFVEDEPAPDDPDLLGLYEGTPLTDRGEWYAGVLPDRITIYRGPTLRMCETREDVVAETEITVVHEIAHHFGIDDARLHELGYG; from the coding sequence GTGCTGGAGATGACGCGTGAGGAGTTCGAGGAACTGGTCGCCGAGGCGCTGGACAGGATCCCGCCCGAACTGACGCGGCTGATGGACAACGTCGCGGTGTTCGTCGAGGACGAGCCCGCCCCCGACGACCCCGACCTGCTCGGGCTCTACGAGGGGACCCCGCTCACGGACCGCGGCGAGTGGTACGCGGGGGTGCTGCCCGACCGCATCACGATCTACCGGGGACCCACGCTGCGCATGTGCGAGACGCGCGAGGACGTGGTCGCGGAGACCGAGATCACCGTCGTGCACGAGATCGCCCACCACTTCGGGATCGACGACGCGCGGCTCCACGAACTGGGGTACGGGTGA
- a CDS encoding metallophosphoesterase family protein, with product MVRRRVGHTGPMARQAPSPRRPRRSIRSVLRAPLRPGPAPAGLERAPHPWARALGMTAVVLVGAWLGLLIVGNVRTPVGPMDTTMTLRPSLTGGTKINVSPLGALRLDSHVAPLRLDVDVDRLDPARSQALVDNPERFSGLQDEVSADVLDGTTGLALRSCVAVVTGATALGLAVYRRPRRALAAGGLALALLAASAGSAAATWNPKSVLEPQFDGLLTSAPSVVGNARSIVTEFDVYQKELARLVTNVTKLYDATSTLPAYAPDPDTLRVLHVSDIHLNPAAWHIIRSTVEQYRIDVIIDSGDTMDHGSAAENGFLDAIPGLGAPYVWVRGNHDSRTTQEYLSRMKNVHVLDDGRAVTVAGVRIAGSGDPQFTPDRSVVAQGDPAERMTGIRLASALRDQERAGTPVDIAVAHNPTAAAETDGTVPLVLAGHIHKRKNEVMELGTRLKIEGSTGGGGLRAVQNEKPEKVRASVLYLDRGNRRLQAWDEITLGGLGLTTAEVSRHVVEPPAPAPAPPATSSSPSP from the coding sequence ATGGTCCGCCGCCGTGTGGGGCATACGGGACCAATGGCCCGCCAAGCCCCGTCACCGCGCCGCCCCCGCCGATCGATCCGTTCCGTGCTCCGCGCCCCGCTGCGCCCCGGCCCCGCACCGGCCGGTCTGGAGCGCGCCCCGCACCCGTGGGCGCGCGCGCTCGGCATGACCGCCGTCGTCCTGGTCGGCGCCTGGCTGGGCCTGCTGATCGTGGGCAACGTCCGCACACCGGTCGGGCCGATGGACACCACCATGACCCTGCGCCCCTCCCTCACCGGCGGCACGAAGATCAACGTCTCGCCGCTCGGCGCGCTGCGCCTCGACTCCCATGTGGCGCCGCTGCGTCTCGACGTCGATGTGGACCGGCTCGACCCCGCCCGCTCGCAGGCCCTGGTCGACAACCCCGAGAGGTTCTCCGGCCTCCAGGACGAGGTGTCGGCCGATGTGCTCGACGGCACCACGGGACTGGCGCTGCGCTCCTGCGTCGCCGTCGTGACCGGAGCGACGGCTCTCGGTCTCGCCGTCTACCGCCGCCCCCGCCGGGCGCTCGCCGCGGGCGGGCTCGCACTCGCCCTGCTCGCGGCCTCCGCCGGCTCGGCCGCCGCGACCTGGAACCCCAAGTCCGTGCTGGAGCCGCAGTTCGACGGACTGCTGACCTCGGCCCCCTCGGTCGTCGGCAACGCCCGCTCGATCGTCACCGAGTTCGACGTCTACCAGAAGGAGTTGGCGCGCCTGGTCACCAATGTCACCAAGCTCTACGACGCCACCTCCACGCTCCCCGCCTACGCGCCCGACCCGGACACCCTGCGGGTGCTCCACGTCTCCGACATCCACCTCAACCCGGCGGCCTGGCACATCATCCGGTCGACGGTGGAGCAGTACCGGATCGACGTGATCATCGACTCCGGCGACACCATGGACCACGGCAGCGCCGCGGAGAACGGCTTCCTCGACGCGATCCCCGGCCTCGGCGCGCCCTACGTCTGGGTGCGCGGCAACCACGACTCCCGCACCACGCAGGAGTACCTGTCCCGGATGAAGAACGTGCACGTCCTCGACGACGGACGGGCGGTCACCGTCGCCGGGGTGCGGATCGCGGGGAGCGGCGACCCCCAGTTCACCCCCGACCGCAGCGTGGTGGCCCAGGGCGATCCGGCCGAGCGCATGACGGGCATCCGGCTCGCCTCCGCACTGCGCGACCAGGAGCGCGCCGGGACACCGGTGGACATCGCGGTCGCGCACAACCCGACGGCCGCCGCCGAGACCGACGGCACCGTGCCGCTGGTGCTGGCCGGCCACATCCACAAGCGGAAGAACGAGGTGATGGAGCTCGGCACCCGGCTGAAGATCGAGGGGTCGACCGGCGGCGGGGGGCTGCGCGCGGTGCAGAACGAGAAGCCGGAGAAGGTGCGCGCGTCGGTGCTCTACCTGGACCGGGGCAACCGCCGGCTCCAGGCCTGGGACGAGATCACCCTGGGCGGCCTCGGGTTGACGACGGCCGAGGTCAGCCGCCATGTCGTGGAGCCCCCGGCCCCCGCGCCGGCACCCCCGGCGACCTCGTCCAGCCCCTCCCCGTAA
- a CDS encoding cytochrome c biogenesis CcdA family protein translates to MSDIGYLAAFLGGLLALVSPCSALLLPAFFAYSVDTTGRLVARTCVFFAGLATTLVPLGAAGSFAGRFFYGNRDLLVAVGGWLIIVLGVAQIAGAGFASRRLAEVSGRIRPTTALSVYALGLVYGLAGFCAGPILGSVLTVAALAGSPVYGGLLLAVYALGMAVPLFLLAVLWERYDLGRRRWLRGREFGVGRFRLHTTSLLSGLFFVLLGTVFLVFDGTTALPGLLSVDDSFAVEEWASGVGRAVPDWALLAGVVAVVAVVLAVRGRRRPARDGT, encoded by the coding sequence ATGAGCGACATCGGCTACCTCGCCGCCTTCCTCGGCGGCCTGCTCGCGCTGGTCAGCCCGTGCAGCGCCCTGCTGCTGCCCGCGTTCTTCGCGTACTCCGTCGACACCACCGGGCGGCTGGTGGCTCGGACCTGCGTCTTCTTCGCCGGTCTCGCGACGACCCTCGTCCCCCTCGGCGCCGCCGGGTCCTTCGCCGGCCGGTTCTTCTACGGCAACCGCGACCTGCTGGTCGCCGTCGGCGGCTGGCTCATCATCGTCCTCGGGGTCGCCCAGATCGCCGGGGCCGGCTTCGCCTCGCGCCGGCTCGCCGAGGTGTCCGGGCGCATCCGGCCGACGACCGCCCTCTCCGTCTACGCCCTCGGCCTCGTCTACGGGCTCGCCGGCTTCTGCGCGGGCCCGATCCTCGGCAGCGTGCTCACGGTGGCCGCGCTCGCCGGCAGCCCGGTCTACGGCGGGCTGCTGCTCGCCGTGTACGCCCTGGGGATGGCGGTTCCGCTCTTCCTGCTGGCCGTGCTCTGGGAGCGGTACGACCTGGGGCGCCGCCGGTGGCTGCGGGGACGGGAGTTCGGGGTGGGGCGTTTCCGACTGCACACGACGTCGCTGCTGTCGGGGCTCTTCTTCGTGCTGCTGGGCACGGTGTTCCTGGTCTTCGACGGCACCACCGCGCTGCCGGGTCTGCTGTCGGTGGACGACTCCTTCGCGGTGGAGGAGTGGGCCTCGGGCGTGGGCCGGGCGGTGCCGGACTGGGCGCTGCTGGCCGGGGTGGTGGCGGTCGTCGCGGTGGTCCTCGCGGTCCGCGGCCGGCGCCGGCCGGCCCGTGACGGGACCTGA
- a CDS encoding DsbA family protein: protein MPSSAAPVSSRRPIAIGAGVLVAALLLGYASYSATKPSDAGPGGSSAVAPSSAGPGGDSHPELLELARRDAGDPLAAGRADAPVVMVEYADFQCGYCGKFARDTEPELMRKYVEDGTLRIEWRNFPIFGAESEAAARASWAAGQQGRFWEFHAAAYADGAKEKGFGAARLRELAREAGVGDLDRFARDTESEAARKAVARDQEEGYGLGATSTPSFLVNGRPIAGAQPMETFTQAIEAAAAEAGKGRAAGSGASEQGEQGPR from the coding sequence ATGCCCTCGTCCGCCGCACCCGTCTCGTCCCGCAGGCCGATCGCCATCGGGGCGGGGGTGCTCGTCGCCGCGCTGCTGCTCGGCTACGCCTCGTACTCCGCGACCAAGCCGTCCGACGCGGGCCCCGGCGGCTCGTCGGCCGTCGCCCCGAGCTCCGCCGGGCCCGGCGGCGACAGCCACCCGGAGCTGCTGGAGCTCGCCCGCCGGGACGCCGGCGACCCGCTGGCGGCGGGCCGGGCCGACGCCCCGGTCGTGATGGTCGAGTACGCGGACTTCCAGTGCGGCTACTGCGGGAAGTTCGCCCGCGACACCGAACCGGAGCTGATGCGGAAGTACGTCGAGGACGGCACCCTGCGCATCGAGTGGCGCAACTTCCCCATCTTCGGGGCCGAGTCGGAGGCCGCCGCGCGGGCCTCCTGGGCGGCCGGACAGCAGGGCCGGTTCTGGGAGTTCCACGCGGCGGCCTATGCGGACGGCGCGAAGGAGAAGGGCTTCGGCGCGGCCCGGCTGCGGGAGCTGGCCCGCGAGGCGGGCGTCGGCGACCTCGACCGGTTCGCCCGGGACACGGAGAGCGAGGCGGCGCGGAAGGCCGTCGCCCGCGATCAGGAGGAGGGCTACGGCCTGGGCGCCACCTCGACGCCGTCGTTCCTGGTGAACGGCCGGCCGATCGCGGGCGCGCAGCCGATGGAGACGTTCACGCAGGCCATCGAGGCGGCCGCCGCGGAGGCCGGGAAGGGCCGCGCCGCCGGGTCCGGCGCATCGGAGCAGGGCGAACAGGGGCCGCGATGA
- the hrpA gene encoding ATP-dependent RNA helicase HrpA, producing the protein MSTSFADLQTALSGASLRDAHRLGRRLEGARRIRKPEARQAVLDEIAAEAEKSAARTARRAARMPAITYPEQLPVSQKKDEILEAIRDHQVVIVAGETGSGKTTQIPKICMELGRGVRGMIGHTQPRRIAARTVAERVADELRTPLGEAVGWKVRFTDQVDQDATFVKLMTDGILLAEIQTDRELRAYDTIIIDEAHERSLNIDFLLGYLAQLLPRRPDLKVVITSATIDPERFSRHFGDAPIVEVSGRTYPVEVRYRPLLEEDSDDADRDQITAITDAVEELMGEGKGDILVFLSGEREIRDTADALNKKQYRFTEVLPLYARLSHAEQHRVFQQHTGRRIVLATNVAETSLTVPGIKYVIDPGTARISRYSHRTKVQRLPIEAVSQASANQRKGRCGRTSDGICIRLYSEEDFLARPEFTDAEILRTNLASVILQMTAAGLGDIEKFPFIDPPDHRNIRDGVQLLQELGAIDPAEKDPKKRLTQLGRKLSQLPVDPRLARMVVEADRNNCVREVMVIAAALSIQDPRERPAEKQTQADQQHARFKDETSDFLAYLNLWRYVREQQKERGSSSFRRMCKQEYLNFLRIREWQDIYSQLRTVAKQMGFHVDDADAPEQSVHVSLLAGLLSHVGMKDVKETGGESGRGSGGRNEYLGARSAKFAIFPGSALFKKPPRFVMSAELVETSRLWARVNARIEPEWIEPLAGHLLKRTYSEPHWEKDAAAVMAYEKVTLYGVPIVVQRKVNYGRIDPETSRDLFIRNALVEGDWRTHHKFFADNRRLLTEVEELEHRARRRDILVDDETLFDFYDQRVPEHVVSGAHFDSWWKHKRREQPELLDFEREMLINEKAGAVTKDDYPDSWRQGRLKFRVTYQFEPGADADGVTVHVPLQVLNQVTDEGFDWQIPGLREEVVTELIRSLPKPIRRHYVPAPNYAGRFLDTAVPLQEPLTVTLARELQRMVGVPVSADDFDLSRVPDHLRITFRIVDERRRKIAEDKDLEALRLKLRPKARQALSAAAASSGPSGGSLERTGLTDWTIGALTKVFETRRAGQPVKAFPALVDEGSSVGVRLFDSEAEQAQAMWQGTRRLIMLNIPVNPAKFASDRLTNQQKLALSRNPHGSVQALFEDCASAAADRLIADHGGPAWDEESFRKLFDKVRADLVELTVRTVDRVQQILAAWQACERRLKATGSPTLLRNVADVRQQLAELMPAGFVTRTGLGRLPDLMRYLVAADRRLQQMPTSVQRDTTRMEKVHEMRDEYAWLLEQLPQGRPVPQQVLDVRWMIEELRVSYFAHALGTAYPVSDKRIVKAIDALAP; encoded by the coding sequence ATGTCTACTTCCTTCGCCGACCTCCAGACCGCGCTGAGCGGGGCGTCGCTGCGCGACGCCCACCGGCTCGGCCGCCGTCTCGAGGGCGCCCGCCGCATCCGCAAGCCCGAGGCCCGCCAGGCCGTGCTGGACGAGATCGCCGCAGAGGCGGAGAAGTCCGCGGCCCGCACCGCGCGCCGTGCCGCGCGGATGCCCGCGATCACGTACCCCGAGCAGCTGCCCGTCAGCCAGAAGAAGGACGAGATCCTGGAGGCGATACGCGACCACCAGGTCGTGATCGTCGCCGGTGAGACCGGGTCCGGCAAGACGACGCAGATCCCCAAGATCTGCATGGAGCTCGGCCGGGGCGTCCGGGGCATGATCGGCCATACGCAGCCCCGCCGGATCGCCGCCCGCACCGTCGCGGAGCGCGTGGCGGACGAACTGCGGACCCCGCTCGGCGAGGCGGTCGGCTGGAAGGTCCGCTTCACCGACCAGGTGGACCAGGACGCCACGTTCGTGAAGCTGATGACGGACGGCATCCTGCTCGCCGAGATCCAGACCGACCGCGAGCTGCGCGCCTACGACACGATCATCATCGACGAGGCCCACGAGCGGTCCCTCAACATCGACTTCCTGCTCGGCTACCTCGCCCAGCTGCTGCCGCGCAGACCCGACCTCAAGGTCGTCATCACCTCCGCGACCATCGACCCGGAGCGCTTCTCCCGCCACTTCGGCGACGCCCCGATCGTCGAGGTCAGCGGGCGCACCTATCCGGTCGAGGTCCGCTACCGGCCGCTGCTGGAGGAGGACTCCGACGACGCCGACCGCGACCAGATCACCGCGATCACGGACGCCGTCGAGGAGCTGATGGGCGAGGGCAAGGGCGACATCCTCGTCTTCCTCTCCGGCGAGCGCGAGATCCGCGACACCGCGGACGCGCTCAACAAGAAGCAGTACCGCTTCACCGAGGTGCTGCCGCTGTACGCCCGGCTCTCCCACGCCGAGCAGCACCGCGTCTTCCAGCAGCACACCGGCCGGCGGATCGTGCTCGCCACCAACGTCGCCGAGACCTCCCTGACGGTCCCCGGCATCAAGTACGTGATCGACCCGGGCACCGCCCGCATCTCGCGCTACAGCCATCGCACCAAGGTCCAGCGGCTGCCCATCGAGGCGGTCAGCCAGGCCAGCGCCAACCAGCGCAAGGGCCGCTGCGGCCGCACCTCCGACGGCATCTGCATCCGGCTGTACTCCGAGGAGGACTTCCTCGCCCGGCCGGAGTTCACCGACGCCGAGATCCTGCGGACCAACCTGGCCTCGGTCATCCTCCAGATGACCGCCGCCGGCCTCGGCGACATCGAGAAGTTCCCCTTCATCGACCCGCCGGACCACCGCAACATCCGCGACGGCGTGCAGCTCCTCCAGGAGCTGGGCGCGATCGACCCCGCCGAGAAGGACCCGAAGAAGCGGCTCACCCAGCTCGGCCGGAAGCTGTCCCAGCTCCCCGTCGACCCCCGGCTCGCCCGGATGGTCGTCGAGGCCGACAGGAACAACTGCGTCCGCGAGGTCATGGTGATCGCGGCCGCGCTCTCCATCCAGGACCCGCGCGAGCGGCCGGCCGAGAAGCAGACCCAGGCCGACCAGCAGCACGCCCGGTTCAAGGACGAGACCAGCGACTTCCTCGCCTACCTGAACCTCTGGCGCTACGTCCGCGAGCAGCAGAAGGAGCGCGGCTCCTCCAGCTTCCGCCGGATGTGCAAGCAGGAGTACCTGAACTTCCTGCGCATCCGCGAGTGGCAGGACATCTACTCCCAGCTGCGCACGGTCGCCAAGCAGATGGGCTTCCACGTCGACGACGCCGACGCCCCCGAGCAGTCGGTGCACGTCTCGCTGCTGGCCGGTCTGCTGTCGCACGTCGGCATGAAGGACGTGAAGGAGACCGGCGGCGAGAGCGGGCGCGGGAGCGGCGGCCGGAACGAGTACCTGGGTGCCCGCAGCGCCAAGTTCGCGATCTTCCCCGGCTCGGCGCTCTTCAAGAAGCCCCCGCGGTTCGTCATGTCGGCGGAACTCGTCGAGACGTCGCGGCTGTGGGCCCGGGTCAACGCCCGGATCGAGCCGGAGTGGATCGAGCCGCTGGCCGGGCACCTGCTCAAGCGCACCTACAGCGAGCCGCACTGGGAGAAGGACGCCGCGGCGGTCATGGCCTACGAGAAGGTCACCCTGTACGGCGTGCCGATCGTGGTGCAGCGGAAGGTCAACTACGGGCGGATCGACCCGGAGACCTCCCGTGACCTGTTCATCCGCAACGCCCTCGTCGAGGGCGACTGGCGCACCCACCACAAGTTCTTCGCCGACAACCGCCGGCTGCTGACCGAGGTCGAGGAGCTGGAGCACCGGGCCCGGCGCCGCGACATCCTGGTCGACGACGAGACGCTGTTCGACTTCTACGACCAGCGGGTGCCCGAGCACGTCGTCTCCGGCGCCCACTTCGACTCCTGGTGGAAGCACAAGCGGCGCGAGCAGCCCGAGCTGCTCGACTTCGAGCGCGAGATGCTCATCAACGAGAAGGCCGGCGCGGTCACCAAGGACGACTACCCGGACTCCTGGCGCCAGGGCCGGCTGAAGTTCCGGGTGACCTACCAGTTCGAGCCCGGCGCCGACGCGGACGGCGTGACCGTCCACGTCCCGCTCCAGGTGCTCAACCAGGTCACGGACGAGGGCTTCGACTGGCAGATCCCGGGCCTGCGGGAGGAGGTCGTGACGGAGCTGATCCGTTCCCTCCCCAAGCCGATCCGCCGCCACTACGTACCGGCTCCCAACTACGCGGGCCGCTTCCTGGACACGGCCGTCCCGCTCCAGGAGCCGCTGACGGTCACTCTGGCGCGCGAGCTCCAGCGGATGGTCGGCGTCCCCGTCTCGGCGGACGACTTCGACCTGTCCCGCGTCCCCGACCACCTGCGGATCACCTTCCGGATCGTCGACGAGCGGCGCAGGAAGATCGCCGAGGACAAGGACCTGGAGGCGCTGCGGCTGAAGCTGCGGCCGAAGGCCCGCCAGGCGCTGTCCGCCGCGGCGGCCTCCTCCGGCCCGTCCGGCGGCTCCCTGGAGCGCACCGGGCTCACGGACTGGACGATCGGCGCCCTGACCAAGGTCTTCGAGACGCGTCGCGCCGGCCAGCCGGTGAAGGCCTTTCCGGCCCTCGTCGACGAGGGCTCCTCGGTCGGGGTGCGCCTCTTCGACAGCGAGGCCGAGCAGGCGCAGGCCATGTGGCAGGGCACCCGTCGGCTGATCATGCTGAACATCCCGGTCAACCCTGCCAAGTTCGCCTCCGACCGGCTGACGAACCAGCAGAAGCTGGCGCTGTCCCGCAACCCGCACGGCTCGGTGCAGGCGCTCTTCGAGGACTGCGCCTCGGCCGCGGCCGACCGCCTGATCGCGGACCACGGCGGCCCGGCATGGGACGAGGAGTCGTTCCGGAAGCTGTTCGACAAGGTCCGCGCCGATCTGGTGGAACTGACCGTGCGCACCGTCGACCGGGTGCAGCAGATCCTGGCCGCCTGGCAGGCCTGCGAGCGCCGTCTGAAGGCCACGGGCAGCCCGACGCTGCTCCGCAACGTGGCGGACGTGCGCCAGCAGCTGGCGGAGCTGATGCCGGCCGGCTTCGTGACCCGCACGGGGCTGGGGAGGCTGCCCGACCTGATGCGCTATCTGGTCGCCGCGGACCGCAGGCTCCAGCAGATGCCCACCTCGGTCCAGCGCGACACCACGCGCATGGAGAAGGTGCACGAGATGCGGGACGAGTACGCGTGGCTGCTGGAACAGCTGCCGCAGGGCCGCCCGGTGCCGCAGCAGGTGCTGGACGTGCGGTGGATGATCGAGGAGCTGCGGGTGAGCTATTTCGCCCACGCCCTGGGCACCGCGTACCCGGTCTCGGACAAGCGGATCGTGAAGGCGATCGACGCCCTGGCGCCGTGA
- a CDS encoding DUF6274 family protein: MTATAGHHETRALLRAHLAAATGYRHITRTCPVCHRLLRLATERAEPGPSAERAEPGPAAAGSRGEAAAAPPDAGPDASGPPAAAAEPHGAPERPGTALPGRDERPPEE, encoded by the coding sequence ATGACGGCCACGGCAGGACATCACGAGACCCGCGCACTGCTGCGTGCCCATCTGGCGGCCGCGACGGGCTACCGGCACATCACGAGGACCTGTCCGGTCTGCCACCGCCTCCTGCGCCTCGCGACGGAGCGCGCGGAGCCCGGCCCCTCGGCGGAACGCGCGGAGCCCGGTCCCGCGGCGGCCGGGAGCCGCGGAGAGGCGGCGGCCGCCCCGCCGGACGCCGGCCCGGACGCGTCCGGGCCCCCGGCGGCCGCGGCCGAGCCGCACGGGGCGCCCGAGAGGCCGGGGACGGCACTGCCGGGGAGGGACGAACGTCCCCCTGAAGAGTGA